A single region of the Vicia villosa cultivar HV-30 ecotype Madison, WI linkage group LG4, Vvil1.0, whole genome shotgun sequence genome encodes:
- the LOC131597565 gene encoding early nodulin-75-like has product MYVAEQDSEPDTPPGYYENGHIPVDYLEPEYEPMPEDDHVPEYEPLPEDEPIPEYEPETPTGSQEIQSEDMTDVELEQQQPAASTESVAPRNAPPRIDPAPNQNTHGQAIDALQHEVQHMRNELHILQMHFFNFIDTRWRLVNENPQENQPEHHNEPVDAMEQEFNQAQADFNQPPQNNPPPITLDAIWPVVAPPLGGFARSLASIAPLLGELAAPSNTQSQYASTPIGPAAFEMCPHQTCLYVELFARRPPAVPV; this is encoded by the exons ATGTATGTAGCAGAACAAGATTCTgaacctgacactcctcctggatactatgaaaATGGACACATACCCGTAGATTATCTTGAACCTGAATACGAACCTATGCCTGAAGATGATCATGTGCCTGAATATGAGCCtctacctgaagatgaacccattcctgagtatgagcctgagactcctacTGGTTCACAAGAAATTCAATCTGAAGACATGACTGACGTCGAGCTTGAACAACAACAACCTGCTGCATCCACTGAATCAGTGGCCCCAAGAAATGCTCCTCCGAGGATCGATCCTGCTCCTAATCAGAACACGCATGGGCAAGCCATCGATGCACTGCAACACGAAGTCCAACATATGCGCAATGAATTACACATTCTACAAATGCATTTCTtcaatttcatcgacacc cgttggaggcttgtTAATGAAAATCCTCAAgaaaaccaacctgaacatcatAATGAGCCAGTGGATGCAATGGAACAAGAGTTCAACCAAGCACAAGCTGatttcaaccaacctcctcaaaacaatCCTCCACCTATTACTCtcgatgccat ttggcctgtggtagcTCCTCCCCTTGGCGGGTTTGCTCGATCCCTTGCCTCAATAGCTCCACTCCTTGGCGAGCTTGCTGCGCCCTCAAATACTCAATCTCAGTATGCATCCACCCCCATTGGTCCTGCGGCATTCGAGATGTGCCCTCATCAAACGTGTTTGTATGTGGAGCTATTTGCTCGTCGTCCTCCTGCTGTtcctgtgtag